One Arvicanthis niloticus isolate mArvNil1 chromosome X, mArvNil1.pat.X, whole genome shotgun sequence genomic window, gtgctgggattaaaggtgtgtgccaccactgcccggccagaaaATTCCTATAAGCAATCATAGTTAGTAGCCACTTACCTATAGCCTCTTGATGGATAGTCATCTCGTGAACTGGAATGACCATAATCACGGTAAGTATAATCTCTTGGTGGTGGCACATAATCTCGCGTATCTCGAGAACTTGGATAGTCTCTGCTTGAATAActgcaataaaagaaaatttggtGTATGCTTCTGGTGTGCTTTCTTTCAACAggactcttaaaaagaaaatgcacttTTCTGTTACCTGTCTTTAGTGGAATATCCATCATCTCTCGGGGACAAATAAACATCTCTACGAGAAGGCAGCGGCTCCCTTCGTGGCGGACCTCCGTAACCATCTCTTCCACGTGACACAGgggcttaaagaaaaaaaataatcattaaaatctAGCCATCGACAAGCTAAAATGTCAGTTATGCTCAGACAATAAAAAGACAGTGATTTAATCAAATGTTCAGTGTAGCTAAGACAGGAAGCCTCCCAGTCGCATCATTTCAGTGCTCACTAATTATGAGATTAACTGGAATCCATCCATCAATTATAAGCATAAGCATTTAAACAAAATGTATTACTGTGCATTTATGGTGGAGGCTTTTGTGCCTGTGATGGCGTAAATGTGGATCAGGACAACTCTGTAGTGAATGCCTTTTCCACTTTTGTGTGTGAATGGGGATTGGATTCAAGTTCTTATGCTCGAATAGCACAGGCTATTAAAAAAAGTGATTTAAtcaactcagtgggtaaaaatgttttacccactgagtcatctcagtggccaagcattttaaaaaaataaaaaaggtgttGAACTCTTGATGATCCtcctacacacatacatccctCACATCCCAATGCTGGAATTGGACTAGCACCACCTTGCCTGACTGACATAGCAGGCCAGATTTGAATGTATGTCACACCTACCTCTTCCTCCCATTCCACTGCTGCTACGAACTGGTCCTGAAGGTGCTGATCTTTTAGGAGGAGGACCTCCACTTCGTGGCAGTGGTCCTCTTTTTACTGGAAGAGGTCCTCTCGAAGAACTCAGGGTAAAATCCATGGAATAGCCACCATCATCTATAttagaatagaaagaaaatacattaacacaataattaagaaaaaaaacccaagaaaaagaCTAAGAACTATTTGCCTcgagggaaaaaaaacacaattatgTGCACGTGCATGGGTCACAACATTATCTTTTCTGCTTAGTTGGGGAGGCTGGGTTTGTTTTCCATTGAGCAAGAGCAAGCATGACaagagttcaggaccagcctcaATTAACAAGGGAAACTTTGTTTCAGAAATCCAGACCTCCTGTAGactaggaaaataaaagaatgatCTGGGTAAGCTCCAATCctgcccttcatttttttttttactttggtaaGACTATGTGGTCCATAATTTTAACATTGTAATATAATTTGGGCCATCCACATTTTCCTTTCAAGTCATGAGTAAGGTCGTCAGTCTCCATTTCAAAGGCTTTAGCCTTTGAAAAAGACTGCACACACCAATGTAGATCTACAGCTTAACTTAAAACCCCAAGCCTGAATTCCAATCATTACTCATGTGTCCAAGCCTGAGTTCCAATCATTACCCATGTGTCCTCCCCGTGAGGGGGGTCCTCTggttcctccacttcctcctcttcctcctcgaaGACCTCTAGGAGGGCCTCTGCttcttggaggtggaggcagtcCACGTCTACCACTTTCAAATGATGGTTTGGTGGCTTGCTCCACCTTGATGGCTTTTCCATCTAAGgacttcaaagagaaaaaaaattgtatcaagatttaaagaaaacttaaaagatCCACTCACTATGCCCTGTGACTCCAATAGGCCCTTTAAAATAGCTTTATCTGCCAAATATCATAGGAAAAATGATGGAAATACTATTTCTATATATAATACAATtccattcatttaaaatttctactAGATGCAAGACATTCACTATACTACTCCTTAGGAAAATAAACGTCTAAGTATGTGTTCAAGTTgttaccaaaacaaaaaatagctaAGTTATCAAATTATGGTTTATGGGTTCTAAGATATACAAGGTATCACATAACATCATTATATACTGCTCTGAACTAACTCTTCTTAGGCATATAACCCTTATCATTAGCCACAAAATTTGGTTGTGGAATCACAATAAAATCAGACCTGAGACTGGGCATGGTCTTTTATTTCTAGCATGCAGGggaggatctgtgagtttgaggtcagcatgatCTATATAGTcaagactacaaaaaaaaaaaaaaaaaaaaaaaacaaaaaaaaaaaaacaaaaaaaaaaaaacaaaatctatataCATCGACTCaaactgactcaaaaaaaaaatacaataaaataaaattcagaagagTAGTGGCTGTGATGAAAAGTCTCTGgctatgcatacatacacaaaataaaaattccagaGCTGTTCTGACTGAAGTTTGGATAACACTTTAGTTATTTTTGTCACCAAGAAACACCTTTTTATTAAACAATCATACCTTTCCATTCATGTCTCTGGCAGCATCCTTTGCATCTGCTGGGCTTTCAAAGGTGACAAATGCGAATCCTCTTGACTTATTGGTTTCTCGGTCCTTCATCAAAAGCACTGAAACAATTGGGGGGGGGTTACTTTCATTCAAACAAAGATAATCAGAGCATATTTGCAAAAAGCAAGCTCAGAACTTCTTAGAGGACAAAATACATTATCATGTCAGATGATCAGTTCATTCAAATTCATCACAGCTTgtcttttaataatattaatatagcACATAATTTTAGATAACTCACCTTCTACTATTCGTCCATATTTGCCAAACACTGCCTCGAGGGCCTTCTCATTTGTTTCTGTATTAAGCCCACCAATAAAGAGCTTTCCTGGGCGATCTGCTTCAACCATTTTTCCTCTCAACTGACGGGGGTCTGCTGAAAAATGATATTATTACCTCTTTGGAAGAAAGTCCCCTAAGTTTATTGAACAGCTTAGTTATGGCTCATGTCTTATTAAAATCTGTATTATTTAGTAACTAAAGACACTGATAAACCTtaagtacagaaaaaaaacaattaaaatacttTGGCTAACAGTGCAGGACAATTTTCATTAACGGGGTTGAAAAAGCCCGCCTAATTTACCGTTTTCATCTGCCCTGACATGATTTAGTCAATGAACAGCTACTCAACACTTGAAAAGACTACTTTtacttctaaatatattttatttttagtacaaGGTTGCAGCCTTAGAGTGCAGGAATTAACAGAGGGgggccactacacctggctaagGTATTGATCTCTTATCTTTAAAACAATTGGTTACTTATCATCTTACTTGCTACCcgcccccctccccgcccctaaCCCGCAGCGAAAGGTATAAAAAACTTCCTATTCATTCAAGGTCACCAGCCAGACGCACCAAGTAAAAGACATTTAGATTTCCTTTCCACATTTAGATTTCCTAGTTAAGTTTAGGAACAAAACTTAGAACAAAGTCGCTGCATCTAGCCCAACGGAAGATTGTTATCCGATTGAAAAGATAAAAGTGGCAGAGTCGGAAAATAACGGATCTCCGAATCACACACTCTTAACACTCTTCTCCAGTCCTGGCACCTAATTAACACTCATTAAAAACCGCGTGTTAAAGACAAAATGGCGACACTTGGATCCAACCCAGAACTACCAACAACCTTCGGGCAAACTAACTTTTGCATTGACACTAGCAGCGAAAACTCTGAAGACTTCCTCTTCTTACCGCCAAGGACCAGAGGAAGCCGCAGTGAAGTCCACCAACCTATCATTGGCACCGACGCTATTCCGGCGCTACTCCCGCGGTCCCTGAATGTCCCGCCCCACCTACAAAGCAGCGCCCTCCGCCCTCCGGCGACAGGGAACAGCCAAACCTCCGGGAGACGCACCCAAGATAACGGACCCCTCAGTGTGCTGCTTCCACCCCTTCTGCTTTAAATAGGTTGACACCTTTGGGTGTCTTAAAATGGCGCTCGCCGCCACTATCTCCCGGGAAACAAATGATATCCTGCCTTAACAGGACAAGTCTGTATGGAAAACAGGTCAAGGAAAGGAAGGTCCTACCCGAGGGGACTGCGACGGTCTCAAGCTCCTATGAGCTCGCTGGACGGGGCCTCCAGAGCAGCGCCGCACAAGTGACAGCTACCGATTCTCAGAACTGAACAGAAATGACGCTAGGACGACTGCGCAACGAGGGCGAACAAAGGAGACAGCAATCTTTATACTACCCGGGAACGAGGCTGAAGAACCCGGATGGAAATTAAGCTTAGAATTTGAAGCACGAAGGGAGGGAAGGGACTGGTTCCCAGACTCTTCATTGGCTGTCTCCTTTGTCATTCACTAGTCACTCCGCCTCTTTCCTGTGTCTCTTAAAGTTCTGGCCGGTACAGAATTTTAACCGTTTGCCCTGCCCCCATCCATTCTCCTCCAAGACGCCTTTTAGCTTTATGCTAAAACAGTGCGCGGGATTTATTGAGTAGAGAAATAAATTTATTGAGCGACCTAGTAGGTCAAGCAAGGTGCAAAACTTTTACTTTTGCATGAAAATCCTAATTCCAAAAGCAAGGTGAGAACGGTACCTAGTACAATGCCAATGTTGTAGAAATAGGAAACAAAGAagttttgttgctactccataactggcCAAATTTTCTTGAGCAATAAGTAATACATTGGAAGAATCTGCTAAGTGTTAAGTGAAAACAGGACGTAATGGTATCACAAAACCAGCATCCATATAGAACAATTACTGAATACTTAACTTAGATTCGTGTACAAGTGAGACCAGGGTCAGGTGCCTCGGGGTTAAGACAGCAAAATAAAAATCCCTGACGATAGCTGGAGTGTTTACCCACACATTTCATCCCAGTATTTGGGACGCTGAAGTAGGGCAGTTAGGACTCTCAACATTCTGGCTTTGttagagcctgtctcaaaaatcaaaccaa contains:
- the Rbmx gene encoding RNA-binding motif protein, X chromosome; the protein is MVEADRPGKLFIGGLNTETNEKALEAVFGKYGRIVEVLLMKDRETNKSRGFAFVTFESPADAKDAARDMNGKSLDGKAIKVEQATKPSFESGRRGLPPPPRSRGPPRGLRGGRGGSGGTRGPPSRGGHMDDGGYSMDFTLSSSRGPLPVKRGPLPRSGGPPPKRSAPSGPVRSSSGMGGRAPVSRGRDGYGGPPRREPLPSRRDVYLSPRDDGYSTKDSYSSRDYPSSRDTRDYVPPPRDYTYRDYGHSSSRDDYPSRGYSDRDGYGRDRDYSDHPSGGSYRDSYESYGNSRSAPPTRGPPPSYGGSSRYDDYSSSRDGYGGSRDSYSSSRSDLYSSGRDRVGRQERGLPPSMERGYPPPRDSYSSSSRGAPRGGGRGGSRSDRGGGRSRY